The Caulifigura coniformis genome includes a region encoding these proteins:
- a CDS encoding FAD-dependent oxidoreductase — MARALALFLSLVFLTVAPRARAGEVFLETESFADPGGWSLDTSFTHVVGSPYLLAHGLGQPVKDATTKFTVKDAGEYSLWARTKDWVAAWKAPGTPGRFQIVVNGEAVKTEFGTEGADWHWQAGGKVTLKAGENTIALRDLTGFDGRCDAIYLSTAGSPPPEKKEELAAARKKWLGLADGPIDAGEFDLVVIGGGYSGLGAAISGARQGLKVALIQDRLVLGGNGSSEIRVWANGGTMRGKYPHLGEIIEEFADHAPDSPGLAEHYGDALKEAVVRREKNISLFLGQFAHSVKQDPQTKMIQSVQALDVRTSEERIFRGKFFCDATGHAFIGAAAGAYYLQEIKGRMGMSNMFYWQHEDSPQAWPETPWALAMDPGDFPKQQASRSQLDGKPFMKGEWFWESGFDKDPINDLELIRDWNFRAVFGAFSALKHGPEKEKHANAAMKWVASVGGTRESRMLEGDILLTREDIVAKREFPDGTVPTTWDIDLHYPKEMYAKKFADNPFISRAEFGAGVDRQQGYPIPYRCFYSKNIPNLFMAGRCISVNHDALGTIRVMRTCGMMGEVVGKAAYLCVKNGTSPRGVYEKYLGDLLELCRQPGAMRRDSLEGPLYRDTASPAVSPYLNKSADTVVGVPAGSQKPRVPGISVASLPGIVVDDTQAKLKGTWGANGSLNPYVGTGYRYAGPGANATARFDFRVPAAGKYQVRIAWIGHENRASKAPVSIERAGQAPMKLRLNQKESPKEGEAFHTIGVFDFSAGDAAIVFSTEGADGNVHVDAVQLIEQR, encoded by the coding sequence ATGGCTCGCGCGCTCGCTCTGTTTCTGTCGCTGGTGTTCCTCACCGTCGCCCCGCGGGCACGGGCCGGGGAGGTGTTCCTCGAAACGGAGTCGTTCGCCGATCCGGGTGGCTGGTCGCTCGACACTTCGTTCACGCATGTCGTCGGTTCGCCCTACCTGCTCGCGCATGGTCTGGGGCAGCCGGTGAAGGACGCGACGACGAAGTTCACCGTCAAAGACGCCGGTGAATACTCCCTGTGGGCGCGGACGAAGGACTGGGTCGCCGCCTGGAAGGCGCCGGGCACTCCGGGACGTTTTCAGATCGTGGTGAACGGCGAGGCGGTCAAAACCGAGTTCGGAACCGAAGGGGCCGACTGGCATTGGCAGGCGGGCGGCAAGGTGACGCTGAAGGCGGGAGAAAACACGATCGCGCTGCGGGACCTCACCGGTTTCGACGGGCGTTGTGACGCGATTTACCTGTCGACGGCGGGGTCGCCGCCGCCGGAGAAGAAGGAGGAGCTGGCTGCGGCGCGGAAGAAGTGGCTCGGGCTGGCGGATGGGCCGATCGACGCGGGGGAGTTTGACCTCGTGGTGATCGGCGGCGGCTACAGCGGACTCGGCGCGGCAATCTCGGGCGCGCGGCAGGGCCTGAAGGTCGCGCTGATCCAGGACCGGCTGGTTCTTGGCGGCAACGGCAGCAGCGAAATCCGGGTATGGGCGAACGGCGGAACGATGCGGGGGAAGTATCCGCATCTCGGGGAGATCATCGAAGAATTCGCCGACCACGCACCGGACAGCCCGGGGCTGGCGGAACACTATGGCGACGCCCTGAAGGAGGCGGTCGTCCGGCGCGAGAAGAACATCTCGCTGTTCCTGGGGCAGTTCGCGCACAGCGTGAAGCAGGATCCGCAGACGAAGATGATCCAGTCAGTGCAGGCGCTGGACGTCCGCACGAGCGAGGAGCGGATCTTCCGGGGAAAGTTCTTCTGCGACGCCACGGGGCATGCGTTCATCGGAGCGGCGGCGGGCGCTTACTACCTGCAGGAGATCAAGGGCCGGATGGGCATGTCGAACATGTTCTACTGGCAGCACGAGGATTCGCCGCAGGCCTGGCCGGAAACGCCGTGGGCGCTGGCGATGGATCCGGGCGACTTCCCGAAGCAGCAGGCGAGCCGATCGCAGCTGGACGGCAAGCCGTTCATGAAGGGGGAATGGTTCTGGGAGTCGGGGTTCGACAAGGACCCGATCAACGACCTGGAGCTGATCCGCGACTGGAACTTCCGGGCGGTGTTCGGCGCGTTCTCTGCGCTGAAGCACGGGCCTGAGAAAGAGAAGCATGCCAATGCGGCGATGAAATGGGTCGCCTCGGTCGGCGGCACCCGGGAATCGCGGATGCTCGAAGGGGACATCCTGCTGACGCGGGAAGACATCGTCGCCAAGCGGGAGTTCCCGGACGGCACGGTGCCGACGACGTGGGACATCGACCTGCACTATCCAAAGGAAATGTACGCAAAGAAGTTCGCGGACAACCCGTTCATTTCGAGGGCGGAGTTCGGGGCGGGAGTCGATCGCCAGCAGGGTTATCCGATTCCGTATCGCTGCTTCTATTCGAAGAACATTCCGAACCTGTTCATGGCGGGGCGGTGCATCAGCGTGAACCATGATGCGCTGGGGACGATTCGCGTGATGCGGACGTGCGGCATGATGGGGGAAGTGGTGGGCAAGGCGGCGTACCTGTGCGTGAAGAACGGGACGTCGCCGCGCGGCGTGTATGAGAAATACCTGGGTGACCTGCTGGAGTTGTGCAGGCAGCCGGGGGCAATGCGGCGCGACTCGCTGGAGGGTCCGCTGTACCGGGACACGGCATCGCCGGCCGTGTCACCCTATCTCAACAAGAGCGCGGATACGGTGGTCGGCGTGCCGGCGGGATCCCAGAAGCCGCGCGTGCCGGGGATCTCGGTGGCTTCGCTGCCGGGGATCGTCGTGGATGACACGCAGGCGAAGCTCAAGGGAACATGGGGCGCGAACGGCAGCCTGAATCCGTACGTGGGGACGGGCTACCGCTATGCCGGTCCGGGGGCGAACGCGACGGCGCGGTTTGACTTCCGGGTTCCGGCCGCAGGGAAGTACCAGGTGCGGATCGCGTGGATCGGCCACGAGAACCGGGCGTCGAAGGCGCCGGTGAGCATCGAGCGGGCGGGACAGGCCCCGATGAAACTGCGGCTGAACCAGAAGGAGAGCCCGAAGGAAGGGGAAGCGTTCCACACGATCGGGGTGTTCGACTTCTCGGCCGGAGATGCGGCGATCGTGTTCAGCACGGAAGGGGCCGACGGGAACGTGCACGTGGACGCGGTGCAGCTGATCGAACAGCGCTGA
- a CDS encoding PVC-type heme-binding CxxCH protein: MDAIGGSKPTLMALAVLVVALSCDVGRSAENPIYNSETDLSTQALPPEEAAKAFQVPEGFKVQVFAAEPDVQNPIAMSWDGRGRLWIAENYTYAERGKKFDLSLRDRILIFSDTDGDGKHDERKVFTDDVQMLTGVEVGTDGIWVMAPPRLLFIPDRNRDDIPDGPAITMLDGFDPPAENYHNFANGIKFGPDGWLYGRCGASAPGQLGKPGTPAEERIPLRGGIWRYHPARETVEVLCYGTTNPWGHDWNAQGELFFINTVNGHLWHVIPGAHFVRAHTIDPNPRAYQLIDTHADHYHWDNSKDWTDSRGAKGKHDDLGGGHAHIGCMIYQGDNWPEQYRGKLMTLNQHGRRVNVDRLEREGSGYEARHEPDILKSADPWFRGIELSSGPDGGVYILDWSDTGECHEQTGVHRTSGRIYKVTYGDPKPLKPFDYAKMTADELVEAHRHPNEWHVRQARREVIRRAEQDPEDLESIAASLRTLLLEQSNPLDELRAGLTLFCTGRMRRSVFATFAISKDEALRAWACRMAVDSLPIDTVTGPGKQTALNLDGAAHYEMPLAAQDSSGLVRLAAASSLQRLPLEIRFPIAATLAAHASTDGDHNLPLMIWYGISPLAESDPEEMADFVTVCQVPLLRQFAARAVAEKMDHAPRAMNHLLYVARHLSPAAQNDVIQGISAGLAGWQRATPPAQWAPFVAVAASRIDEPARLKLNELNALFGDGRALEEVRRLALDGKAEMPRRLSALQSLIQQKDPELRAVCEKLLETRFLNTHAARGLSTFDDPAIGAALVKSYRKFHPTERPAVVDALVSRASFVPALLEQIEKGTIPKSDLSASQARQVVSLGREELTERLTKAWGDIRESSAEAQSDIARWKNELTPPVIANSDMGQGRLVFNKVCGNCHRLHGQGAEIGPDLTGSGRHNLDYLLGNIIAPADVVPIDYRLSVVALVDGRVLNGIKVAETDRTITLQMANARSTIEKSEIEAMKASTLSLMPDGLLKTLSDEEVKNLIAYLQHPTQVPLP; this comes from the coding sequence ATGGATGCGATTGGTGGGTCGAAGCCGACTCTGATGGCGCTGGCGGTCCTGGTCGTCGCGCTAAGTTGCGATGTCGGCAGGTCGGCGGAGAACCCGATCTACAACAGCGAGACCGATCTCTCGACGCAGGCCCTTCCTCCCGAAGAAGCGGCCAAGGCGTTCCAGGTGCCGGAGGGATTCAAAGTCCAGGTGTTCGCGGCGGAGCCGGACGTTCAGAACCCGATCGCGATGTCGTGGGATGGCCGGGGCCGGCTGTGGATCGCGGAGAACTACACCTACGCGGAGCGGGGGAAGAAGTTCGACCTTTCGCTGCGGGACCGCATCCTGATTTTCTCCGACACCGATGGCGACGGGAAACACGATGAGCGGAAGGTGTTCACGGACGACGTGCAGATGCTCACGGGCGTCGAAGTCGGCACGGACGGCATCTGGGTGATGGCGCCGCCGCGTCTGCTGTTCATTCCGGACAGGAACCGGGATGACATTCCAGACGGGCCGGCCATCACGATGCTGGACGGCTTCGATCCGCCGGCCGAGAACTACCACAACTTTGCGAACGGCATCAAATTCGGCCCGGATGGCTGGCTGTACGGGCGCTGCGGGGCATCGGCGCCGGGGCAGCTGGGGAAGCCGGGGACGCCGGCGGAGGAACGGATTCCGTTGCGTGGCGGAATCTGGCGGTATCACCCGGCGCGGGAAACGGTGGAAGTGCTGTGCTACGGCACGACGAATCCGTGGGGGCATGACTGGAACGCGCAGGGAGAACTGTTCTTCATCAACACGGTGAACGGGCATCTGTGGCACGTCATTCCCGGGGCCCATTTCGTGCGGGCGCATACGATCGACCCGAATCCGCGCGCGTATCAACTGATCGACACGCACGCCGACCACTACCACTGGGACAACTCCAAGGACTGGACCGATTCGCGGGGCGCGAAGGGAAAGCATGACGACCTGGGGGGCGGACATGCGCACATCGGCTGCATGATCTACCAGGGAGACAACTGGCCCGAGCAGTACCGGGGCAAGCTGATGACTCTGAACCAGCACGGCCGGCGGGTGAACGTCGACCGGCTGGAGCGGGAGGGGAGCGGCTACGAGGCGCGTCACGAGCCGGACATTCTGAAATCGGCGGATCCGTGGTTCCGCGGGATCGAGCTGTCGTCCGGGCCGGATGGCGGGGTGTACATCCTCGACTGGAGCGACACGGGGGAGTGCCACGAACAGACGGGGGTGCATCGCACGAGCGGACGGATTTACAAGGTGACGTATGGTGATCCCAAACCGCTCAAGCCGTTCGACTATGCGAAGATGACCGCCGACGAGCTTGTGGAGGCGCATCGGCATCCGAACGAGTGGCATGTCCGACAGGCACGGCGGGAAGTGATCCGCCGGGCGGAGCAGGATCCGGAGGATCTCGAGTCGATCGCGGCGTCTTTGCGGACGCTGCTGCTCGAACAATCGAATCCCTTGGACGAACTGCGGGCGGGGCTGACGTTGTTCTGCACGGGACGGATGCGGCGGTCGGTGTTCGCGACCTTCGCGATCTCGAAAGACGAGGCGCTGCGGGCCTGGGCCTGCCGGATGGCCGTCGATTCGCTGCCGATCGACACGGTCACCGGGCCAGGGAAACAGACCGCCCTGAACCTGGACGGAGCGGCCCATTACGAGATGCCGCTGGCGGCGCAGGATTCGTCGGGCCTCGTGCGGCTGGCGGCCGCGTCGTCGTTGCAGCGTCTTCCCCTGGAAATCCGGTTTCCGATTGCGGCGACGCTCGCCGCGCACGCGTCGACGGACGGCGACCACAATCTTCCCTTGATGATCTGGTACGGGATCAGCCCGCTGGCGGAGTCGGACCCGGAAGAGATGGCCGATTTCGTCACGGTATGCCAGGTCCCGCTGCTGCGACAGTTCGCGGCGCGGGCGGTGGCTGAAAAGATGGACCACGCGCCGCGGGCGATGAACCACCTGTTGTATGTGGCGCGGCACCTGAGCCCGGCGGCACAGAACGATGTGATCCAGGGGATTTCGGCCGGGCTGGCGGGCTGGCAGCGGGCGACGCCCCCGGCGCAGTGGGCGCCGTTCGTGGCGGTCGCTGCGAGCCGGATCGATGAGCCGGCGCGGTTGAAGCTCAACGAGCTGAACGCCCTGTTCGGGGACGGCCGTGCACTCGAGGAAGTGCGGCGGCTGGCGCTCGACGGCAAGGCGGAGATGCCGCGGCGGCTGTCGGCGCTGCAGTCACTGATCCAGCAGAAGGATCCGGAACTGCGGGCCGTGTGCGAGAAGCTGCTCGAGACGCGATTCCTGAACACACATGCCGCGAGGGGCCTGTCGACGTTCGACGATCCAGCGATCGGCGCCGCGCTCGTGAAGTCGTATCGGAAGTTCCACCCGACGGAACGGCCGGCGGTTGTCGACGCGCTGGTCTCACGGGCCTCGTTTGTTCCGGCCCTGCTGGAGCAGATCGAAAAGGGAACGATTCCGAAAAGCGATCTGTCGGCGTCGCAGGCGCGGCAGGTGGTGAGCCTGGGGCGCGAGGAACTGACGGAGCGGCTGACGAAGGCGTGGGGCGACATTCGCGAATCGTCGGCCGAGGCGCAATCGGACATTGCCCGCTGGAAGAATGAGCTGACTCCGCCGGTGATCGCGAACAGCGACATGGGCCAGGGGCGTCTGGTGTTCAACAAGGTGTGTGGAAACTGCCATCGCCTGCATGGCCAGGGGGCGGAGATCGGGCCGGACCTGACGGGTTCCGGGCGACACAACCTCGACTACCTGCTGGGAAACATCATCGCGCCGGCGGACGTGGTTCCCATCGATTACCGGCTGTCGGTCGTGGCACTCGTCGATGGACGCGTGCTGAACGGGATCAAGGTGGCCGAGACGGACCGCACGATCACGCTGCAGATGGCGAATGCCCGGTCGACGATCGAGAAATCGGAGATCGAGGCGATGAAGGCTTCGACGCTGTCGCTGATGCCGGATGGGCTCTTGAAGACGCTGAGCGATGAGGAGGTGAAGAACCTGATCGCGTACCTGCAGCATCCGACTCAGGTGCCGCTGCCGTAG
- a CDS encoding DUF4147 domain-containing protein, with protein MSASDASLRELAVRIWKAGVQAVDAQHLVQNHVTVDADSLVISGHRFTLGVTGRVCVLGAGKAGAGMAAGVEAALAGSPWEERLTGWVNVPEDCVRPLSRIRLHAARPAGVNEPTMAGVEGAGEILRQAASLKPEDLCLVLISGGGSALLPAPVKGITLEEKLTATRFLSRAGATIHQLNALRTAISRIKGGGLARACTAGHLVALIISDVIGDPLDVIASGPTVLSPLDAAAAADVLATFDPDRSKIAASIHARVETLLREPPAADSSTASIENYIIGNNAAAIHACAEEARAIGIDDVRIVGVDQPGVASDVGRSLAHDCRILRDSFSEPLAESRITCLLSGGEPVVSLAETDEPRKGGRNQELVLAAMCELWSIIDGLNVATIEKVCELLAPSGFKITRERLKLVEEVFALTQGFDEEQLVAKLKESPVGRRVSPGSIERILPLLVETGVLRLRIREDGREVYEHTGADGIAILSGGTDGEDGPTDAAGALLDDDILQRARSLGLNPFHDLAINNSYTFFEQCGGLLKTGPTHTNVMDVRVALVQHRRSESAPNISSP; from the coding sequence ATGTCCGCATCGGATGCTTCGCTGCGCGAACTCGCTGTTCGCATCTGGAAGGCCGGAGTTCAAGCGGTCGATGCGCAGCATCTCGTCCAGAACCACGTCACAGTCGATGCCGACTCCCTCGTCATCTCCGGTCACCGCTTCACCCTCGGTGTAACCGGCCGCGTCTGTGTCCTCGGGGCTGGCAAGGCCGGCGCCGGAATGGCCGCAGGCGTCGAAGCCGCCCTCGCCGGCTCCCCCTGGGAGGAACGCCTCACCGGCTGGGTGAACGTCCCCGAAGACTGCGTCCGGCCTCTTTCGAGAATTCGCCTGCACGCCGCCCGGCCCGCCGGAGTGAACGAGCCGACCATGGCTGGCGTCGAAGGCGCGGGCGAGATTCTGCGTCAGGCCGCATCGCTCAAGCCGGAAGACCTCTGCCTCGTGCTGATCTCCGGCGGCGGCAGCGCCCTGCTTCCCGCACCCGTGAAAGGCATCACCCTTGAAGAAAAGCTCACCGCCACGCGTTTCCTCTCTCGCGCGGGGGCCACGATCCACCAGCTCAACGCACTGCGGACAGCCATCTCACGTATCAAGGGAGGCGGACTGGCCCGGGCCTGCACCGCCGGACATCTGGTGGCGCTCATCATCTCCGACGTCATTGGCGATCCGCTCGATGTGATCGCCTCAGGGCCGACCGTTCTCTCCCCGCTCGATGCCGCCGCGGCTGCCGATGTCCTGGCGACGTTCGACCCCGATCGGTCGAAGATCGCCGCCTCCATCCACGCCCGCGTCGAAACACTCCTCCGCGAGCCCCCGGCCGCAGACTCGTCGACCGCGTCCATCGAGAACTACATCATCGGAAACAATGCCGCGGCCATTCACGCCTGCGCCGAAGAGGCCCGCGCCATCGGAATCGATGATGTCCGCATCGTCGGCGTCGATCAGCCGGGAGTCGCCAGCGATGTCGGACGGAGTCTCGCCCACGACTGCCGCATCCTCCGCGACTCGTTCAGCGAGCCGCTCGCCGAATCGCGGATCACCTGCCTGCTCTCCGGCGGCGAACCGGTCGTCTCCCTGGCCGAAACGGATGAGCCGCGAAAAGGAGGCCGCAACCAGGAACTCGTGCTCGCCGCGATGTGCGAGCTCTGGTCGATCATCGATGGTCTCAATGTGGCGACGATCGAAAAGGTCTGCGAACTGCTCGCTCCCTCCGGGTTCAAGATCACCCGCGAGCGCCTGAAGCTCGTCGAAGAGGTGTTTGCGCTCACGCAGGGCTTTGATGAAGAGCAGCTCGTCGCGAAGCTGAAAGAGAGTCCGGTCGGTCGTCGGGTCAGTCCCGGTTCCATCGAGCGGATTCTCCCGTTGCTCGTCGAAACCGGCGTGCTGCGACTCAGGATTCGGGAGGACGGCCGCGAGGTCTACGAGCACACCGGGGCCGACGGCATCGCCATCCTCTCCGGAGGAACCGATGGAGAAGACGGCCCGACCGACGCCGCCGGAGCGCTCCTCGATGACGACATCCTGCAGCGCGCCCGCTCGCTCGGACTCAATCCCTTTCACGACCTCGCCATCAACAATTCCTACACGTTCTTCGAGCAGTGCGGCGGCCTGCTGAAGACCGGGCCCACCCACACGAACGTCATGGACGTCCGCGTCGCCCTCGTCCAGCACCGCCGCTCCGAATCCGCCCCGAACATCTCCTCGCCGTAG